One region of Flavobacterium sp. KACC 22763 genomic DNA includes:
- a CDS encoding AraC family transcriptional regulator, which translates to MAQEHGYRVDPLIPVIGYTEMVTNEMCISHSHPRGQLIYATRGVMNVVVGNHIWVVNPLQGLWLPGGVEHQVTFQKDVNYYSVFIDPSFMEGLPTNSFSFDIPMFLKQLVFKIISFGVEGNLTPPQHRIISVFLDELALIEPSATFLPTTNHERLQKVVELLMEDIASKNTIEYYAEISFMSTRTLSRLFIKELGMNFSDWRTRLKLLEAIKRLGEKQSIKEIAFNLGYETTSAFIYMFKKHLGKTPSNYILEDENESDRMIA; encoded by the coding sequence ATGGCACAGGAACATGGATACAGAGTTGATCCATTGATTCCTGTTATTGGTTATACCGAAATGGTAACCAACGAAATGTGTATTTCGCACTCACACCCAAGAGGTCAACTAATTTATGCAACTCGTGGTGTAATGAACGTTGTGGTTGGTAATCATATTTGGGTTGTAAATCCGTTGCAGGGCTTATGGCTTCCGGGCGGAGTAGAACATCAGGTTACTTTTCAGAAAGACGTTAATTATTACAGTGTTTTTATCGATCCGTCTTTTATGGAAGGATTGCCAACAAACAGTTTCTCATTTGATATTCCGATGTTTTTAAAGCAGTTGGTTTTCAAAATTATTTCTTTTGGAGTAGAAGGAAATCTCACTCCTCCGCAACACAGAATCATTTCTGTTTTCTTAGACGAATTAGCTTTAATAGAGCCAAGCGCTACTTTCTTGCCAACAACCAATCATGAAAGATTACAAAAAGTAGTCGAACTTTTAATGGAAGATATTGCGAGCAAAAACACGATAGAATATTACGCCGAAATTTCTTTTATGAGCACTAGAACTTTATCTCGCTTATTCATAAAAGAATTAGGAATGAATTTTAGCGATTGGCGCACACGTTTAAAATTATTGGAAGCGATAAAACGTTTGGGCGAAAAACAATCTATTAAAGAAATTGCTTTCAATTTAGGTTACGAAACTACGAGTGCTTTTATTTATATGTTTAAAAAACACTTAGGAAAAACACCTTCTAATTATATTTTAGAAGATGAAAATGAATCTGATCGAATGATTGCTTAG